DNA sequence from the Gordonia polyisoprenivorans genome:
TAGATGATCATTTCGGCGATCTTCTCGCGGATGTGGTTGATGCGTTCGGTGCCGTTGGCCTCGGCGATCAGCTGCGCCAGCCCGACGAGTTGATCGGCGAACTCCGACATGTGGGCGGTTCCGCCGAGACGCTCCCACAGTCCGAGGGCGTGGGCGAAGGTCGCCGAATGGCCGACCTGACCGTCGAGGAAGACCCGCTCGGCGGGGACGAAGACGTCGTCGAAGATGATGAAGCCCTCGGGCATATTGTGTTTCGCGCTGACCGGGAAGTCGCCCTCGCGCTCACGGGGCGCGTAGCTGGTGTTCACGATGCGCACGCCCGGCGCGTTGACCGGCACCGCGCACGCGATCGCGTAGTCCTCTTCGCCCGGTTTCATGTTCTTGGTCGGCATGACGACGAGTTCGTGACAGACCGCCGCCGACGAGATGTGCAGTTTGGCGCCACGGATGACGACCCCGTCGGGGCGGCGCTCGACGATCCGCGTGTAGACGTCGGGATCGTCCTGCGCCCCCGGCGGCAGCCGACGGTCGCCCTTGGCGTCGGTGATGGCCTGCACGCAGCGCAGGTCGCTGCGCCGGCAGTAGTAGAAGTAGTCCTCGATGCGTGCGGACGCCTCGGGGTGATCGGCGCGCATGCGGGCGGCCGCGGTCAGCAGCGCGAGCAGGCCCTGGCTGGTGGTGACGGTGACCATGTCCCAGTGCAGCAGGTCCGACAGCAATTCCTTGAGTTGGACAGGGCTGCGCGGGATGTCGAAGTACGGACCGCTCGCATCATCGCCCGGCCGGTAGTGGTCGGCGTAACCCTGGCCCACGAGTTCGATCGCGGTGGCGAATTGCGGGTGCCGGGAGAGGTCCTTGACCTGCTCTCCCTCGGCGAAGATCCGGCGACCGTCATCGAGGGACGCGACGTAGGAGTCCCTGGTCATCATCGCCATGTGAGGCCTCTTTCGGGGTGAGGGGATTGGGCGCGCGAGTTCGGCTCGACTTTTCTGATGCTAGATTCAGATTCAGAAATATACAAGCGCAGGTATGCCAGCCGTTGCTCCTGCACGCCAAGTGGGTGAGGCTGGTTGTCATGACCGTGAAGGTACGCCCGGCGACGCATTTCGACGACGTCGCCACCATGGTCGGGCCGAAGCGTCCCGACGCCAACGTCTGCTGGTGCCTGAGCTATCGAATCCCCAACGCCCTGAACCGCACTTTGGCGAAGCAGGAGCGGGGACGATACGTCCGGAAACTCTGTGCCGCCGATCCCCCGCCGGGTGTTCTTGCCTACCTCGACGACGAGGTGGTCGGCTGGGCCGCTATCGCACCTCGCGCGGAGACCACCTTCGCGACGAACCGCAGGATCCCCCACGTCGACGACCTCGACGTCTGGTCACTGTGGTGTATACGAATCCGGCCGGGTCACCGCAAGACCGGGCTCGTGCACCCCCTCATCGCCGGTGCCGTCGAGTTCGCACGGGATCGGGGAGCACCCGCTGTCGAGGCGTACCCCGTGGACAACCGCGGCGAACGTGTCGATCTCACGA
Encoded proteins:
- a CDS encoding 4-hydroxyphenylacetate 3-hydroxylase N-terminal domain-containing protein: MAMMTRDSYVASLDDGRRIFAEGEQVKDLSRHPQFATAIELVGQGYADHYRPGDDASGPYFDIPRSPVQLKELLSDLLHWDMVTVTTSQGLLALLTAAARMRADHPEASARIEDYFYYCRRSDLRCVQAITDAKGDRRLPPGAQDDPDVYTRIVERRPDGVVIRGAKLHISSAAVCHELVVMPTKNMKPGEEDYAIACAVPVNAPGVRIVNTSYAPREREGDFPVSAKHNMPEGFIIFDDVFVPAERVFLDGQVGHSATFAHALGLWERLGGTAHMSEFADQLVGLAQLIAEANGTERINHIREKIAEMIIYATMVRSGLEAAIANAEESPEGWYFPSELYTNAAKHYAAADYSLMVRHLHDIGGGSILTAPSTADLDNDEVGPLIKKYMRTKDGVDGDYRTRLFHAIRDFTADAYGGWQLVTMLQSGGGLYAQRLVARKHYDMDKAKRAALELAGLA
- a CDS encoding GNAT family N-acetyltransferase, which codes for MTVKVRPATHFDDVATMVGPKRPDANVCWCLSYRIPNALNRTLAKQERGRYVRKLCAADPPPGVLAYLDDEVVGWAAIAPRAETTFATNRRIPHVDDLDVWSLWCIRIRPGHRKTGLVHPLIAGAVEFARDRGAPAVEAYPVDNRGERVDLTMAYVGTRAMFETAGFVKASDTTSVLNGFPRIIMRLPLG